Within Citrus sinensis cultivar Valencia sweet orange chromosome 1, DVS_A1.0, whole genome shotgun sequence, the genomic segment ttgtgtTACGTGATATTGATGTGTATAAAATAacacattattattaaaaagaaaaaaaaataattataaatttttttttttggtgtctTTTGTAacttctttattaaattttgtgctATTTTCAACACGAATGACGTGAATCATGTCTATGAGATCAAAattcaactaaaaaaattatcaggTTTGGCTGCGCATGCATTGTTTTATAAGAGCAATAGGGGTGTAGTTTCTGGCATACTTCTCAAatcgcatttttttttctcttgagtCACTTGAGGACAAGAGTTAATTCCATGGGACAATGCCAGTAAGCTTAAAGCTCTCATCAGAATGCCTGTGCCTTCCAAAGACATTATTCAAGACATCGTTGATGAAGGATACAAGACTCAAGCAATCAGGATCATAAGCATCCTCCACATCTTTGCCTAAAAATCGAACTGAAATGCTGATTTGACTCATTTGAATCTGCCAACATAAAgatgaacaaaaaattatcagAAACTTAAAACTATTACATACGAAttcataaaatacaaaatcgACATTATAGAACTttatatgattatgatttttttttacaaaaaaaaacctcAATCAAGtgaagttaaaataatttcttttcaattacAAATCCATTCCATTACCAATATTAAGCTACGAAACAACCATGaaagggttaaaaaaaaaggaagaaaataaaacccGTTCAACTTTTAGTCTACTGCAAAACAAAAATCGTTCAACTTTTAGTCTActtcatatgaaattttaGTCTTGGGAATAAATACCCATtcaagtgaaaagaaaaataatttcttttcactgAACACAtggaagattaaaaaaataaataaataaacgagACCAACGTGAGACGTACTAGAATAGGCCAATTTCCTTCGTTGTCGGTTTTGACATCTACTGCAAGACAACGTTTCCgatagaaaaaattttatagcAAGAAAATTgttatgagttttaaaaaagCAAGTTACTTAAGTTCTTAAAGCGAGggttttaaagaatattaggGTTAAAATACGTTTTTGCAATTATGGATCTAGGTTAtcgtaataattttttaaaattttaaatctgaccaagaaaaatacaattttaccCTCATAAATCTAGAATTAACAGTAACGGAGGTGATGCCGAGGGtgttttgaggtatttttaaaaatatagggattaaacggacactaatcttaaaatatagagactaaatggacttttatccaaaaaaataattataaattttttttttggtgtctTTTGTAacttctttattaaattttgtgctATTTGCAACACGAATGACGTGAATCATGTCTATGAGATCAAAATTCAACTAAAAAAACTATCAGGTTTGGCTGCGCATGCGTTGTTTTATAAGAGCAATAGGGGTGTAGTTTCTGGCATACTTCTCAAatcgcattttttttttctcttgagtCACTTGAGGACAAGAGTTAATTCCATGGCCGAAGTAGCATCAGAGCTGCTCCCACTCCTCCGAGTCTACAAAGACGGCTCCGTTGAGCGACTCAGCGGCTCTCCAATGGTGCTGCCGTCGCCTGATGAGGATCCAGAAACCGGAGTCTCATCCAAAGACATCACCATTTCCGAGAACCCCAAAATCTCGGCTAGAGTCTATCTCCCGAAACTCGCACAACCCATCAGCACCCAAAAACTCCCAATCTTGTTTTACACACACGGTGGCGGCTTCTGCTTTGAGTCCGCCTTCTCTTTAGTCGAAACAAAGCTGATGAATGCCCTGGTTTCTGAAGCCAAAGTTGTTGCAATATCGATTGAGTACAGGCTAGCCCCTGAACACCCTCTCCCCATCGCTTACGAAGATTCCTGGTCTGCCCTCCAATGGGTTGCTTCACACTCTGTCAACAATGGCGGCTTTGATAACAAGGAGCCATGGCTAGCGAGGTTTGGGGATTTTGATCGAGTTTTTGTAGCTGGCGATAGTGCAGGAGCTAACATTGCTCATCATGTGGTCATGCGAGCAGGCAGAGAGAAGTTGGCCGGTggtgttaaaattttagggGCTTTTTTAACTCACCCGTACTTCTGGGGCTCGAAGCCTGTGGGATCAGAGGATACAAGAGATTTTGAGAAGCTTTTGCCCAGCCTTGTTTGGAAGTTTTTATGCCCTAATGTGGCTGGCGGGGCTGATAATCCGATGATCAACGTTGTTAGCCCGG encodes:
- the LOC102610217 gene encoding 2-hydroxyisoflavanone dehydratase-like — protein: CAICNTNDVNHVYEIKIQLKKLSGLAAHALFYKSNRGVVSGILLKSHFFFLLSHLRTRVNSMAEVASELLPLLRVYKDGSVERLSGSPMVLPSPDEDPETGVSSKDITISENPKISARVYLPKLAQPISTQKLPILFYTHGGGFCFESAFSLVETKLMNALVSEAKVVAISIEYRLAPEHPLPIAYEDSWSALQWVASHSVNNGGFDNKEPWLARFGDFDRVFVAGDSAGANIAHHVVMRAGREKLAGGVKILGAFLTHPYFWGSKPVGSEDTRDFEKLLPSLVWKFLCPNVAGGADNPMINVVSPEAPTLAQLGCRRLLVSVAELDVLRDRGILYYNAVKESGWEGEVELVQVEGEDHAFHILKYETENARKMIKRLGSFVLKQ